ATAATGCAAAATGAAAACCAAGGGTATATGGcatatcattctttttaaaaggtggtttcttggtttctttcttcCCCAAAGGACACACTAATTTATTTAAGCCATAATCTCTTGACATTTAAACTTTTTAAGTTCACTCTGTCTATAAAGTATACTCAGATTCCCTGCTGAAGTGCAATGACTATGCTGAAAAACTTAGAAACAGTATGAGTAAATTTCACACAATTACTAATCTCCTAAGAATGTACAATGTTATCAGTTAGGAAACAATTGTgcgaaagtcttttttttttttcctttttaacttggTGTAGGTGGAATAGCAAGTTTCTGATCTAAAACAAGTAATGCATTGCTTCTATAAAGGTGACAACATGTAAGGCAGTTCAAAGAATGCTGACTAACCAAACAAAATGCAGTAATTGGATTATCTTGCTATTCATATCAGCTTAACTTGTTATAACGCgttgctcttaaatctgtacagCACTCCATTTTACACAGAGTAACCCCACTCTCTTGATTAATCTGTTCTAAAGTGCCagtaatatttacatttttttttagccAAAAGTCTGGCCAGTTGTGGCATCAGGTGAAGATGTCATCCCAGCTCTATTATCGTTTACATTCACCAAGGGAAATTCTGAAAATTCAGCACTTGTCCCTGGTCCCCGCAGGTTCACCTGTCCATTGGCAGTGCTAAATTGAGTAGCTATTCCAGCTCTGGATCCATGATATGGAGCACGGAAGGGCTGTTCAAAGGAGCTCATTTGGTAAGCTTGGTGGACAGGCTGAGCCTCCGCTTTCTTCTGAGAAGTCACTTGATCCAAAAAGTCCTGTGTTGATGTGGCAGAGGCATGGTTTGTCTCATCACCTGAAAAGGGAAATGAGTGCTGTGAATCACCAACTATTAGTCCAAAATGGGACTTATCTGGAGTTGTTCTTAGTGGAGAATTCATTCCTGATCGAAAGCTATTGATGGGCATGGCTGCATAGACTTGCTTGTCTATGGAAGAGAATGCTGGCTGATTTGGAAGGGTCTGGTTATCAGTCACAAAGTTAAGGCTCGGGCTATTCAAATAGGCATCATTTTGGCTAGTTCTGTCCAAAGCCTGCTGCAGAAACTTTGAGTATTCCTGCAACATGTTGGCTTTATCTGATGAGGATGCTTGGGAGCTTGATCCAACACTCTCTGATGGGGTGACCTCAGGTACTTCTGAAGAATTTATTGATATGCTAGAAGTCACTTCAGTGTCCGCAACACTAAATGATATCTCATGCTGTCCATTAGCTTTATGGGAATAATGATCCAACAGAGTCTGTAGTACCTCATCTGGAATAACATTTTTGTCATGATTACTCTTAATCTCCACATTCAGGGCCTGTGAATCCAATATGGACGCTGTGGCACTTTCATCAATGACACTCGCCACAGCTGCCTGTGTTACAGAAGGCTGAGAAGCTATGGTACCCACGTTCAGCGCATACTCCCTGCTGTTGTTACTTGCTGCCTGCAGATACCGCTTCTTTTTCAGAAACTGCATGGCGTCATCGTAGTTAGTACTACTATGCACAGGCTTACTGGGCCCCTCCTGCAAAGTGTCAACCTGATCCATGTCAGCATTGCCTTCCGAGTCCAGCAAAGCTTGCTTATCCACAAGCTCAAAAGCATACTTCGAAACTTTGCTCTCCTCATATGTAGATAAAGGTGAAATTGTCTGATTTTGCTCCAGTGGCTGTTTCAGACTTCTCTTACTATTAATTTTCTTGAGAACCAGCTTAGGTGGGTGTATTTCTCCTGATGCATCTTCCAAATGTGATCCCCCAACTGAAGAATGTGGCATTTCAACAGCATATTCTGCTACCATATATTCATCTTTGACTTTAGTACTTGAAGAGTAAAGAGGCAAATAATCGTTTTTGTCTTTCTTCAGGTCAGATTTGTCCAAAGCACTCTCTTTGTCCATTCCAGATGACTTCTTCTCCgttttctgccttttcttttttggcaGTGAGTTGTCTTTTGGTGATGTGGAAAAGCCAGAATCTTCCTCAGACGTCAGAAGGCCACCTTTGATGGCACATCTGTTTAGTTTTTTGTCATGATTTTCATGGCACATACGTTTATGTTTCAACACACGATCTGTTCTGGAAAAATACTGCCGAATTTAGAGGTCGCAagtaggtttttggtttttttttggtatttttggtcaaccaagaaaagagaagaaaaaaataaagccattaaTATAAAGCtatataataacaataataataatcatcaCTACAAGCAAAATAGCTGAGCCAACTATTATAAATCTAATCAATAAGAGCTAGAAACTTCCTCGAATGGTTCTAGTAATATATTGCATTTTCTAATTAGACTTATTAGATTTATTCTGTAATTCAATTAGGACAGAAAAATATCAGGCTATTTTTCTTACCTGTAAACAGTATTCACACTGGTAAGGTTTTTCTCCACTATGAGTTCTCTTATGCCTTTCCATATGATATTTTTGTATGAATCTCATACCACACTCATCACAGCGAAATGGTTTTTCACCTAGTTGGTGATAtacaaaatttaaagtaaaacaaatatTGTAAATTAATGAACTGCTTTACTACAAGAATCGCTAAAATAAATGGTTTTTCAAAGTTATGATAACTGGCTCTTGTTAAATGACAAACAAGTCTCCCCTTGTTATGAGAATATCTTTCAGTTAAATTTGGCAAGTCTATTttgtttcataaaaatgaaaaggatCATTAGAAGGACTGGGGGTGGGtactgtggcgcaacaggttaagccactgtttggagCACCTGGTTCCCatctctggtttctggcttcgagttgatccagttctggctgtttcaggcatttgggagtaaaccaatagaaaatttctctctctccctttctctgttactctgcctttcaaataaaaatacactccATTTACCTGCCTTTTTACTATGTATGTACCTACTTCCCTAGAGAACTTACAGTAATACAGCCATTCTTCCAGAAGAGGACTAATGTTTCTAATCATTTTTCAACTGCATAGACCActatcttagattttttttaaaa
Above is a genomic segment from Lepus europaeus isolate LE1 chromosome 2, mLepTim1.pri, whole genome shotgun sequence containing:
- the ZNF148 gene encoding zinc finger protein 148; this encodes MNIDDKLEGLFLKCGGIDEMQSSRAMVVMGGVSGQSAVSGELQESVLQDRSMPHQEILAADEVLQESEMRQQDMISHDELMVHEETVKNDEEQMETHERLPQGLQYALNVPISVKQEITFTDVSEQLMRDKKQIREPVDLQKKKKRKQRSPAKILTINEDGSLGLKTPKSHVCEHCNAAFRTNYHLQRHVFIHTGEKPFQCSQCDMRFIQKYLLQRHEKIHTGEKPFRCDECGMRFIQKYHMERHKRTHSGEKPYQCEYCLQYFSRTDRVLKHKRMCHENHDKKLNRCAIKGGLLTSEEDSGFSTSPKDNSLPKKKRQKTEKKSSGMDKESALDKSDLKKDKNDYLPLYSSSTKVKDEYMVAEYAVEMPHSSVGGSHLEDASGEIHPPKLVLKKINSKRSLKQPLEQNQTISPLSTYEESKVSKYAFELVDKQALLDSEGNADMDQVDTLQEGPSKPVHSSTNYDDAMQFLKKKRYLQAASNNSREYALNVGTIASQPSVTQAAVASVIDESATASILDSQALNVEIKSNHDKNVIPDEVLQTLLDHYSHKANGQHEISFSVADTEVTSSISINSSEVPEVTPSESVGSSSQASSSDKANMLQEYSKFLQQALDRTSQNDAYLNSPSLNFVTDNQTLPNQPAFSSIDKQVYAAMPINSFRSGMNSPLRTTPDKSHFGLIVGDSQHSFPFSGDETNHASATSTQDFLDQVTSQKKAEAQPVHQAYQMSSFEQPFRAPYHGSRAGIATQFSTANGQVNLRGPGTSAEFSEFPLVNVNDNRAGMTSSPDATTGQTFG